One Luoshenia tenuis genomic region harbors:
- a CDS encoding ABC transporter substrate-binding protein, with protein MSKRISIVFCLLLVVAMAFSIVGCNNQPADSSSSAAPSGEASASSSAASSEPVHMEFWDMAWGPAEKYPPTAEAIVNKYCQEVAPNVSINYTNLPWSNWFETYSTAVASNGAPDVAIGGGFMPFQFAVNNEAADLKWIVDEWKKEGTDDDFLEGMLDYYVFKGKTVGIPFNYDPRVMYIRKDWLADKGLSMPTTYEEFINVAKAFTERDKEIYGLAFGVVTNSAGPFSSTATGNGGMLYNKDGSANINSDRNLQVMKFFRTLKDEGCLPDGIENYSGDDATKLFNAGKAGIVIKSCGDYKNARTTDGFTADQVCILPPLKSPSGVQKEQLCVNGYMVFEQSQHKEEAMKFLKWFSENSSDLWDQDKGGQDGYPARLSYMNEMDEFQKDYRKDVIDNVLSNAITLCYPLISGVPSASAAEGQKYDMICMQAALTMDEAGMKKTLEDLQAEFQKTIEDQDK; from the coding sequence ATGTCTAAACGTATCTCTATTGTCTTTTGTCTGCTATTGGTCGTAGCGATGGCGTTTTCGATCGTAGGCTGCAATAACCAGCCGGCAGACTCGTCTTCCAGCGCGGCGCCTTCGGGCGAGGCTTCGGCGTCTTCCAGCGCGGCAAGCTCAGAGCCAGTCCACATGGAGTTCTGGGATATGGCCTGGGGCCCGGCAGAGAAGTATCCGCCTACGGCCGAGGCTATTGTAAACAAATATTGCCAAGAGGTAGCGCCCAACGTTTCCATCAACTATACCAATCTGCCCTGGAGCAACTGGTTTGAAACCTATTCAACCGCGGTTGCTTCCAACGGCGCGCCGGACGTGGCTATCGGCGGCGGCTTTATGCCCTTCCAGTTTGCGGTAAACAACGAGGCTGCGGACCTTAAGTGGATCGTAGACGAGTGGAAAAAAGAGGGCACGGATGACGATTTCCTCGAAGGTATGCTGGATTACTACGTGTTCAAAGGCAAAACCGTTGGTATCCCGTTCAACTATGACCCTCGCGTGATGTACATCCGCAAGGACTGGCTGGCCGACAAGGGCCTGTCTATGCCCACGACGTATGAGGAGTTCATCAACGTTGCCAAGGCCTTTACCGAAAGGGATAAGGAGATCTATGGCTTGGCTTTCGGCGTTGTGACCAACTCCGCTGGCCCGTTCAGCTCTACGGCTACCGGCAACGGCGGCATGCTGTACAATAAGGATGGCTCTGCGAATATCAATAGCGACCGTAACCTGCAGGTGATGAAATTCTTCCGTACGCTGAAGGATGAAGGTTGCCTGCCCGACGGTATTGAGAACTACTCCGGCGACGACGCGACCAAGCTGTTCAACGCGGGCAAGGCCGGTATCGTGATCAAATCCTGCGGCGACTATAAGAATGCCAGAACTACGGACGGCTTTACGGCTGACCAGGTTTGCATTCTGCCTCCGCTCAAATCGCCCTCCGGCGTGCAAAAAGAGCAGCTGTGCGTGAATGGTTACATGGTATTTGAACAGTCCCAGCACAAGGAAGAAGCGATGAAGTTCCTCAAATGGTTCTCGGAGAACAGCTCTGATCTGTGGGATCAGGACAAGGGTGGTCAGGATGGTTATCCCGCCCGCTTGAGCTACATGAACGAGATGGACGAGTTCCAGAAGGATTATCGCAAAGACGTGATCGATAACGTGTTGTCCAACGCCATCACGCTGTGCTACCCGCTGATCAGCGGCGTGCCCAGTGCTTCGGCGGCTGAGGGCCAGAAGTACGATATGATCTGCATGCAGGCGGCGCTGACCATGGATGAGGCCGGCATGAAGAAGACGCTGGAAGATCTGCAGGCAGAGTTCCAGAAAACGATTGAGGATCAGGATAAGTAA